Below is a window of Humulus lupulus chromosome 9, drHumLupu1.1, whole genome shotgun sequence DNA.
CAGATGCACAAGCTTCGTTCCAGTAGGAAATCAAATGATCCATCTGCTGTTTCAATGGCTGAAAGTAAGGAACTGAAATTTTTGAAGAAGCAACTCAAGTTtcagaaaatgaagaaaaaacatgCTAAGCAAGTAGTGGAACTGGAAAGAAGCCGTAATTGTATCCTGCAACAAGAACTAAGGCACATAAAGCTGGATTTTGATCAGTTCTCATGTCGCCTAGACATGCTTCATAAATCTTTCTCAGGTAGAAAAGGTGTACACAGCCTAGAGAAGGTTGGTTTCCTCTCTTTAAATTTTGAGTAATTTCACTTGTTTCCCTCTGTAATTGGATTATTCTTGCTTGTTTTGGTCATTACGTACCTCAACTTGTCCTTGAAACAGAACTATGAGTTATGGGTTTGTTTCTTTGTTTCTGCTTGAAAATTCATAGTTGTCGATGATAAACCTAATTCCTATTATCTGATGGTAAAATAATAATAGCACAATTTTACTTGGAATAATCAATAAGGTTTCATGTTACATTGTTACCAGATGACTGGATTTGTTGATATGTTGTCTAAGGTATCCTGTCTCTcactgtttttattttttattttttattttttttcttccagaAAATTAAAAGAACAGCAAAACATTTAGAGAAAAGCTTTTTTGCTTCAATCTAATAATTAACTTGTTAATCTTTCAAGTTAGACTACTGGACCATTAATGCAAACAATATAGTATTTCACTCACATTTATATTGTGGAAGCAGTTACTACTCATAATTATCTTTTTCGCAGAAAATTTTCACTTGTTTACTCACCTTTTGCATATTTTGTCTCTAGCAATATATTTTCATCAGTTTTGTTAACATTCACACAACATTTTGATCCTGTTTATTGATTTGATACTTCATTGCACCGTGCAGACTGGAAACATCACAAAGCCACTGAAGTCAGGCTCAGAATCTTTTCAAATGTACCTACAAAATCAAAACGAGCCTCTTAAGACTAGCTTCCCAGCAATGGATCCCTCTGGTACTGTCCAGCAAACCTTACCACTCTGTGCACACTTGTCTACTGTGCCTGGGGCAAATTTTGTTGAACCTATTGCAGGTATTGATTCTAAATTGGAGTCTCTGCTTGGAGGCTCTACAAGAACAATGTTAAAGAGTTCTGCTATAAATTCCAATACAACATCTTTTTCTGATGGACAATTGGTCGGCTCACAGGATAAGAGTGCCTTCTCTGTTACGACGTCAGCAAAATTGGTTGAAGGGCATTCACAACCAATCCTTTCTGACTTGTCAGGTGAAGTTACTAAAATTAAGTCCGGTGAGAATCTTGCTGTTGTGGCTGAAAATAGTGTTAAAAGCTCTGTTAGCAATGGTGATGTTGGAGGAGTTCCTGTGCACGGCAAGAAAAGGAAGAGGATGCTTGAAACggttgaaactattgaaaactTATACTTCGAGGAGAAGAAGCTGCATTTACAGTTAGAAGAGAAGTTATCTGTTTTGCATGGTATGATAAAGAAGAAAATGGACAATCCTTCCAGAGGAGGAAAATCACTACTTCCTAGTTTCAATGGCAATTCATATGCTAGGCATGATAAGCAAAACAAGAAGAGAAAAACATCTTTTCAAGATGAAGTGGTAATGCAGCATGCTTGTGATATTGACGAGCGAAAGAAGAGAGATGTTGAAACTGAAGTCCATGGAAATGCAAGTTTTGGCAAACAAACCTCACTAATTGGTATTGATCAGGTGGCAACCTTTGGAACAAAGGGGGAAGGCAAAAGTGATTCTGTTAAACGTGATTTTGAAGCTGTGGTAGGTTTTGAGGACCTAGTTGATGGTAATTACATAAATATACTAAACTTGGACTGTGCTGCTGATGAGGAATGTTATAGATTAGCTATGGAGATGCCTCTATCCCCTACACTTCATGAGATTGATGTAGAGTTTGCTGACACACGTAATTTGGATAACACAATAACGTTAGCTAATGAAACCTTATGTGAAGAATTCTCAAATGAAGAAAAAAAGATGTTACCATCACGTAGACTTGATACTATTGATATGGAAATTGGTTTCAATAAGACAAGTTCTGATGGCTCTACTACTTCAACTAGTTCCTCAGGGCATAACAATGAAAATCATGTTAATACTATTGGCATGGTTAGGAATGATTGGCATGCTAGTGAAGTTGGAAAAGCTTCAGGTTGCTTCAGTAGTGACATTGGTCTGGAGGTGGAAAGTACTAATCCTACTATTTTAGAAGATGAGAAGTCCAAGTCTCAGTTCGGTGGTGAATCGTGGTGTACTAGCAAAAATATTTTAGAACAATGTGCTGTTTTTTCTAAGATAGAGGATCGAAGCAGCTTCTCTAGGATAAAATATGCGATAAAAACTTGTATAGGACAATGCTCTTTGGCTACTCAAACGGAGTGGATGATGGGTGAGATTCTGCTGGCtcttaaaattgaagaaaaactttcatccaagtaagttgattttttattttatttttgttgtatacATTTATTTTAACTCTCCCTTTCTCTTTTTCTAATTCACTAGTTAGCTTTTCAAATTCTTTTGTTTCTATCACTGAATAACGTCTCTTCTGTTCTTATGTGTGGAAAATTAGTctgattaattaatttatttgtaaTGATGGAATCTTGAGTAACTTTTTTTTTCCTGACTTGGTTTAGGGAGAAGGTTTGCGCTCTCTTTTCTCTGTTGATGATTAATTTTTCTGTGACTGCTTCCGGTAAATTTGGAAACTTCTTAAATTGGGCATCAATCTCCTGCTTGGATTCTTTTGCTGGGCATGTACTTTCAGGTTTGATCTTATGCTATATacgttttctttttttttgtcaTTCGTGATTTTTTGCACAACAGTTCTGTCTTCTAACTTTCCACTCTGTTTTTGCAGTGATGTCTGATATGGAAGTTAGAAGGTTGTTTGCAGAACTAGGTTGTTTAGATGAACTGTTTAGTCTGATTGAGAACTTTCTCATGGATGAGTGTGCTAAGGAGGTGTACAAAGATCTCTCATTTGGATTCCCCGTTGAGTGTGATTCAAGAGTTAACATTGGTCTTGATGGCTCAGATAGATCTTTGTTCCTTGTACCAGCATCAGCAGAACTGTTGGTAGCAGGGAGCATTATATTGGCATCCATTTGTGCAGCACTTGATCGCATTGGTTTTATCTGTGAAACATCTTACAGCATTTTACGGGCTCACAGACTCAACAATTCATTGAAACTAAATATTCTTCATATATTTGCATATTTGGGTGGAAACCAGTTTTTCAATTTGAGTGATTACAGCTTGATGATGACTGTATTGAAATCTATAGTTAGGGATCTTGAGGGCCTAAGTTCATCAGATGCTTCTGATTCTTGTAATTCACTCGTGAATGATACTCGATTTGCATTCTGTCCATGTGTCAAATGTCCGTTTTCAGGAGATGCTATGTCTCTGGATTCTGTAACATCTTTCCTTTTAGAAAAGCTCAAGGCTGATGACATGTTGGAAAGTAAGTATAATACATCTAACCTCCAATCAGATCCATTCAGCACTGTGGCTTTATCTAGTCTCAACGATCTTCTAGCATTGGTGGAGCTAGTAGCATACCACACGGTACAGTTTGCTCCTTTTCAACTTTAATGCTGGCAGTATATGATTAAATTCTTTATATAGTATGCTAATTGATATTGGCCATTTTTTGGTGGAATTTGTCAAATGTAGTTAAATTGTTAATCTGTATGTTGTTGTTGcttttcttattttgttttttttttcctgagAATTATTAGTGTTCACATTTCATTTCAACATCGACCTTAATTTATTTTTGTGAATTAGCATTGATATATTGTTTTAACTTTGAGAATatgtttactttcataaaattttatgtagcatagtttttaatattgataAGTTGGTTTTGTGAAGGTATtaatttttggaaaatttattgAAAATAACTGATTGAATGGTTCACACATCCTTTGTTCAAGATTAGTAACTAATCCCTCGAGTGGTAGTTTTGATGAGCTTTTAATCTTTACGAGTTATCTTGACAGTAACTTGTAGTAGCAACAACCTCCTTATTCAAGATTAGTATTATAAGAATGTACATTATTATGAACAGGAGTTTGgaccattttttttattaattaattattggaAATTCTGACTTTCAGTGCGTCTCTCTTATTCTGTAGGGCTGGGAGTGGACTTGTCTTAAAATAGTGCCTCAGCTGGTAAAATTGTTGGAATCACGTGCCCATAAGAAATCAACTTCAGTGGTAGTTGTTCTCCTTGGTCAACTTGGGAGGTATATTTgcattatgtttttattttacatTGATAAATAATCTCGTCAATATCTGCTATGCTATAGCCTCTACCCTTCAATCTTAGAAAGCTTTTTGTCGTAAACTTCATTACCTATTCAAGTGttgcatagttttttttttatatatataacagGAGCCTTCATCATTATTTCTTTGCTCATCTCACTGGGctcaatttatttttttacaaaatactTTTCAGTTATTTTTCTCAACATCAACTGCCTTATATTTCCATAAGATGATTTGGCTTTTTATATGCTGGGTTCAGCTTTTTAAATTTCTGTCCTTTATTCTTTTCTGTTTTTGCTATTTCTAATTGTTGCTACATGTATATgactttaaatatttttttacccTTTATCAATTATAGAAATAATCATCCTAGACTGAAAGTATTGAAAATATGATTGTGGTCGTACAGTACTACTGCATATTAAGTGTTGCTTTGATTCGTTTTACTCTGAATGTGCATTAAGTTTGTATCAGAAGAAGTATTTTTGTAATTGATAGGCTTTGTTTACGGGCACATTCATTCTCACATGGTAATTTAATGCAAaattgtttttagttatttattttattttacatctTTGGTAAATACTAAAACATTTGTCTAATGCAGGCTTGGTGTGGAGGCTTCTGGATATGAAGATAAAGGAGTTGATCAATTAAGGTGTGATTTGTCCTCATTCTTCCGCCATGGCATCAGCATTATGGCAGGTCTACCCATTCAAGTTGCAACAGTTACTGCCTCATTAGGCATTCTCTCGGTAGATTTTAAGACAATCATCGAAACCAAAGAAAAGCTTTCAGGCACTGCAAGTGAGTCTGTCCTGGTTGATATGATCAGGGAATGGTTCTCTTTACTAAGCAGGAGGCAACAAGATTTATCTTTCAGTATTTTACAGACTAGTGGTGTAAATAATTAGTGGTATACATTGTGTTGTGAAAAAGCCATACCTGCTAACACATCGGTCAGAATGATTTGAGTTAATCATGGGAACTTCAGTCAATTTTCACCATTTGGTAGCTCATAGATATTGAAGAACTTGAGAAAATTTTAGACAGCTCTGGGgatttaatcttttttttttaatttcccaTTTCTCTAGGGATTTGTAAATGTTAGACTCTTAATTACTGAGGATTGCATAAAGTGCAGGCGCAACTTGTTTCCCAATTTTGTAAGTTAGTTCCAGACAGTTTTAATATCAGGGGAACAATTGGTAGATTGTGGATCTCACTGCTTAGTATAGACTAATTCAGTATCTGAATGGTGTGGACATTGTT
It encodes the following:
- the LOC133801988 gene encoding uncharacterized protein LOC133801988, coding for MAADVQVKLETPNSCCASLKNKYSKLEEKRNALRQAVKLLEQQIDKIQAESRKACEKERARADLEKEGKEKESTARLVLENEVATLKSEIVSLKQEGGKEIGNENGEVKLLRARVSEGEKEINRLKEVVEKERKEADSVRKNAEVEKKKTSEAQKIVEGERRKAEKERNIAKLEKEKAEKYRLQMEAMRKEADEVKSKLVSETVRLEVVNKKLEGEKQKVTKERKRADSEKAKAEEQRNLVEASQNKILDGKIQAEGLSRQLEESKRKIDELQKEIHEVKSSSNLCKASGGQLDATVYTEDKDLMEGSHESKFVLELSSKIEEANKRFQLEKQKAFREKERADREKLNSEQHKKLAEMNRMKALEEKSRADQLCKQVQEEKQKVLELQKQMHKLRSSRKSNDPSAVSMAESKELKFLKKQLKFQKMKKKHAKQVVELERSRNCILQQELRHIKLDFDQFSCRLDMLHKSFSGRKGVHSLEKTGNITKPLKSGSESFQMYLQNQNEPLKTSFPAMDPSGTVQQTLPLCAHLSTVPGANFVEPIAGIDSKLESLLGGSTRTMLKSSAINSNTTSFSDGQLVGSQDKSAFSVTTSAKLVEGHSQPILSDLSGEVTKIKSGENLAVVAENSVKSSVSNGDVGGVPVHGKKRKRMLETVETIENLYFEEKKLHLQLEEKLSVLHGMIKKKMDNPSRGGKSLLPSFNGNSYARHDKQNKKRKTSFQDEVVMQHACDIDERKKRDVETEVHGNASFGKQTSLIGIDQVATFGTKGEGKSDSVKRDFEAVVGFEDLVDGNYINILNLDCAADEECYRLAMEMPLSPTLHEIDVEFADTRNLDNTITLANETLCEEFSNEEKKMLPSRRLDTIDMEIGFNKTSSDGSTTSTSSSGHNNENHVNTIGMVRNDWHASEVGKASGCFSSDIGLEVESTNPTILEDEKSKSQFGGESWCTSKNILEQCAVFSKIEDRSSFSRIKYAIKTCIGQCSLATQTEWMMGEILLALKIEEKLSSKEKVCALFSLLMINFSVTASGKFGNFLNWASISCLDSFAGHVLSVMSDMEVRRLFAELGCLDELFSLIENFLMDECAKEVYKDLSFGFPVECDSRVNIGLDGSDRSLFLVPASAELLVAGSIILASICAALDRIGFICETSYSILRAHRLNNSLKLNILHIFAYLGGNQFFNLSDYSLMMTVLKSIVRDLEGLSSSDASDSCNSLVNDTRFAFCPCVKCPFSGDAMSLDSVTSFLLEKLKADDMLESKYNTSNLQSDPFSTVALSSLNDLLALVELVAYHTGWEWTCLKIVPQLVKLLESRAHKKSTSVVVVLLGQLGRLGVEASGYEDKGVDQLRCDLSSFFRHGISIMAGLPIQVATVTASLGILSVDFKTIIETKEKLSGTASESVLVDMIREWFSLLSRRQQDLSFSILQTSGVNN